aaccgagacaaatcgaacacaaaaatgtgtctatcaaatacccccaaacctattatttgctagtcctcaagcaaaaataaaatagaaataaaatcctaactcactgtcgcaggcatcgtcgattgcatttagcgtatgcaaataagcctttaaacccctaggtatcTCTAGTGGCAgaatgttgtctccggagggcttaccagaggtatacccacaaaacctttatactccagaccctagctatctatacagaaccttgaaaggcactaaagaatctccttggttggcatacttattgactacaggaggaagtaccctgatgcaaaattccaattgttgtacacgagttcacactcaagcatactaaaattcatataaagtgacagagctctactcagatagtcgcatccaaactcggaatcaaacaaatcacatggatggattaagaagatggatatagaaaaacatagatggttttgatgttgactaaggtgaacggtgtttctcatatctgtctgaaggccacttccataatgaacctatcctaatggactgagataccggtctgactaatatcaacacactagcatatacaagggtaccagtggtcgataatcctaactctaggtcaacacaactggcatatacaagggttccagtggtcgactttattccagttggtctgatggtcttggctcaatttctttttttcaacttttttttttctcttttttttttttttttttttttttttatatggctatctcaatcactctatttcaccctagcaatggtaacaacttgaatcgtgagccccacctaatcacttagagacacatattttaaaaataaaaaataaaaatagaagtgaaaaggactcaatgggatatggcgaaactaccatgttatttctaacacctgagctctgtgcttttatgaatagactctttagatgtttccatctaatcagattggttcctcaactcctacaaccaaaatgcttgcatccacttatattgggtagtgccatccttaataaggataaatttctaggctctggagtttatttattgcaacgaaaaggtaacaaaaattcaaaaagttctaccccacacccaaacttaaatctaacattttcctcaatgtttctaattaaagaacagtaccaaaaatataagtaacatgaggaaatagtaaagagagaagtcagaaagatagtacctgggtgaagtgtaaccaaaaacctacaaaaataatatacaacatacaaaatcgcctcgatggtcaatcaaggtaaatagggtcctccagagggacctcctccaGCGTATCATGTTTATCACCAAATCCATATTCTTTTCATTTAAATGTTCCTTTTGGAGTGTAACTACTGGAAACCCAGTGCACACCCAAAGTAGTAACCAAGGTCTAAGACATCTTAAGTAAAGTAAACACCGAAAATTCTTATTGATGAATCATTCAAAGTAACaaagatacaagttcttgaatactAGGAAATCCTAATCTCTCCCCTAGGTTAAGCTCTCTTACTCTCCAAAATCCGATCCCTCATACATTGTCCAAGGACCTTTAGTTATAGGCCATCTAACCCTAATGGAACACATCTCATTTTATCTCGTCGCGTTCTCGCAGTaatgctttatacttcgcccagaccgttttccataaagtttttccccttctttcgcttgcttcacatgggcttgtcgggacacctgtctctttcttgctccataatttatctatCTCGCGGATTGTCTTTTCAGCCAAGTAATCTTACTTCGTCCCTTATGACTTCGTCCTTGATATCTTTTTGGATACTTCAACTTGATGCGAGTTTCCCCACTTCCGCACTCACCCTCTTTGTACTTCGCAGGGGCAATCGTCGGCGAGAtaattctgacatttgatttGACAAGTTTCTGACTGGGATCTTTTAGTGAGATTTTCTATCcctatttcttttttttatgtCCGACACGTGGCTaacctatttcgtgtacctacatGGAGCGTATTCCTAGCCGCTGTGTCGCCCGACACTGTAATTTGCACAAGCTTAGTCATgtccttttcttttttatttgttgatCAGCTAGTCATGTccttcttgtctcttttttattCCCAGAAATTGCTCAACATGTGTTGATCGTCCAACTACCATGGATTGCCATACCATGGGATACCGCCGTTTAATAGTACTGATTATAGCTAACAAACTCGGCTTCATTTGTagctaaattattattttatttaccaAGTAGTACAAAGCTTACAACACAACGCACTCAGGGAGATAACCTCGTacaaaaaagagaaaagtaaAAACGATGATCCTTTCCAACATAATACATTATTTCGCACTTGCACGCAAATACACAAGATACCACGACTATGCATTGCATGGTATTGGTTTAACTAATGTGTGGGCTTCCATCTTGTGCTGAGCATCTTACTAGCTACAAACGGGTTTTAGTCTTACATACCCTGCTATAATGCATTCAagtgcataacaacataataaagATGCGTTTGTAAGTCATCAGATTTTACATCAATTTATTTATATTTCTAATAATAACAAATCAGACGACTCAAAGGTGTGAGTTAATCATGCACTCACCAATCTTTCCAAAATAACCAACTCGTGTCTAGTATTAAGTATTTTGATCAAAAATTATTTTTTCAACTAAAAATCAGCAGCTCCAAGTACTCAGGGTACTGGGCAAGAAAATTCTGTGTAAAATCATATATAAATAACCTTTTGAAGCTAGTTGGCAAGTGCATGGCTTGCACCCACTTGGCACTTGCCCTTAGTAGTTAGTTCCCGCAGCTACTGCTTGTATTTATTCTGGCTCGGCCACTAATTCATAGCGAGAGATTATTTTCTGATTtacaaataaaaaacaaacaaaaaagaaagtaCCCCTAAAGATTATCTGTGGTGCAACGTGGTTTACGGTTATAGTGGAGAAGGGATTAAAAACATATTCGACctgttgttatttcttttgcaaCTTAAAATGAAACAACAACAATTGGTGAAGTTGTCAAATCTTGAATTTGGTTGGTAAATGTATGAATTAGGAATTATAAGATCCTGATTCAATGGATAGAGAATACAAGAGAGAGATAGAGAGTTAGAAATACCTTTGGTCTGTTTAGTGTAATCTTTCctaattttaattattttaaaatattattaaactttttttaagtttaagagaAGAAAAGTTGAAATTATTGAATGTGACTAGTATTTGTTTAGCTACTAATTCTCTCTTTCTCAAGGAAACATGCATATGCGATCATAACGAGCAGACATGAAATTCTTTTCGGCCACTGTCTGCCGCATTCTGAACAGTACCActaatgcaaaagaaaaagagttTGTTAAGTGTACGTGTAGTTCCGAATTTCTTTTTAACATGTCAAGAAAAGAAACATTCGCAGACAGACAACGTGTAGAGCCTTTGAAAGAGTTGGATAATGGTTTTAGTCACACAAGCCAGAATGTCTAGAGCCTTGATATATTCTTGGAAGAGTAGGACTCTGTGCACTGGCATGGGCTTCACTTAGTTTAACCAACTAACAAGTACTGTATAATACCTACAAGATCATGAGGTGCATGCATACAATGTTCAAACATATCGGCTCATTATTTGTACTTGGCACTTGCTTTGCCGTTGACAGGAGTCCTTGATTTAGGGTTCATGAACTAACTCTCTTTGCTTTAATTTATGGGACTCAAACTAATATGTTGGGTGATGAATATAAAAGCGGTAGAAATGAAACTTTaggcaaaaagaagaagaaaaaaaaatgcttgAATGCTCAAGCATTTTTGTGTCAATTATTTTATTGTACGGATACGCTTATTACAATGCAAAATTTATATAGAGCTCGTCTCATTAAGAATTAGCAAGATAAACTTTCAGTGCGTGCTATGCTTGTATGCTGTATCCTATCTTATGGCTAGACAACCGATCGAGGACGGAGCCACTCTGGGGCCAAAACTGATTTGGTCATTCCTCAAAATTAATTTGGTGGTGTGGGGGTGGGGGATGACTAGTTTTCTACCAGCCGCATATGGGGTATAGTATTGGTTGCCTCGGAATTGTTTTGCTTTATATGAATTGATACCCGTAAAAAAAAATGCAAAGTTACATGCATATGGGCTCCCTTtggaaaaagatgaaaatataaataccaaaaagaaaaaagggcTATGTAAAATCGAAAATGATTAACATCCCGGCTCAATCTCGCGAATTATACCTCAGGACACATGGGATGAGATCCATAATAAATTCAACTCCTACAAATCCGCCAGGTCATAAGGGGACCACCTCTTTTCTCTGTTGCTGTACATCCCGCGGGATTCAGCCCGCCGGATGTGCATCACTTCCGATGTAAAGTGGTCCTATTTTCCATACGGTCAAATTGGAGGGGCCAATTCTGATGGATCCAACTGACCTGAGGTCTGTGTTCCGCCTATTTTTGAACAGTTAAGTGTGAATATGGTTTATCACACCCTGTTCGGATTTGTTGTTTCTTCCTTTTATGAAGGAAGAAAGATTATACTAAAGAGAAACAAACAGATACGCTATattttgatcaaaaaaaaaacagtatcatGCCAGTATCAAGTAACAGATAAATATGctttaatgaagaagaaaagaacgatGAAGCAAAGCGTATGACTACAGCTTACTTTGAAAACGTGAATACAGCATAGAAAACTTAAAGCATAGAGAAAAAGCTAGTTTTAGTTTCTTCTTATAGAATGAAACATATTTGCTTTAACAAATTAAGATAACTCTAGTTGAAGTGCATGATTGATTAGTAGTATAATCTTCCTTTTAATCTTCAATGAAGATTGAAGTGACCGCTTAGCACTATCTCATGCACTTTGTGGAGTTCTCTTTAGTGCTCTTTATGCTCTATGATCAATCTCATATAAATAGTAAACTACTTTTAGTTTAAGGGAAGGTTCCTTACAAAACCATACGTTAAGAAAATACATTTCTTACCTCATTTGAAAAAGATTATATGTCACTTCGTCACCTTCTTCGATCGGAATATTCgactttttattaaaaaaaacatggaaaaccTAGAAATGTCAAAGCAGGTGTTAATGGAAACCATATTAAGAAATTTCATCCCTTTAAACATGGGAATGTAATAAAAATCAACTACTACAGGTATCTTTAAAATTCATCATGTAGTAATTTTAGAAGTTGTCATAGCAACAAGAAGCAAAATTGTTTCTATTTTTTCtgaaacacaaactcaagaataTATTTCAAGATTTATAAGCTTTTATTCATAAAATTATATGATTAGTAACCAATTCTTAGAGACAAAAAAGAAAGCAAATCTTTATAGAAATTACATTTTGCGATGGTGCATCTAGTCTGCATGAATTAATGGTTACAGACCAATTTACATGTTCATAATTATATCTCATGGATGAATGAGTTCACAagttggctcaattttctttcaaAGTGTCTGCTACCTTCAACATGCATGTATCTGCTGCATTGAACGTATTTTTTGGAatcaatatattatttttttttctttatcgatcaaaaaaacaaaataagtaataTTTTTTTACCGGAAATGCTATTCCAAGCACTCTTCACCACACTAATCACCACTCAACTGTTAGGTGTTGCATATGCAGTGGTCCAATTTATTCATTCAGGACCCACCCTTAGAAAAAGGGATATACCATTTGAAAAATATAGGGTTCGGATGTTGTGAGCTATGAGTAGAGTGGTGTTTTGTGCTGTGAATAGCACCACCGTTTTTTTTACTTGTACTAGCTGAATCACTTGTACGTCCTCTTGGCACCTGTACAATAAAAAAAACTACTTCTGAAGTAGTGTTACACAAACACCCTCTTGATATCAAGAGAAAAATGATTGTAAAGGTGCTTAACAAAACAAAATAGAGAGATAGATAGAATGTTGATATGTGTTCGGTGGGAAGGACACTCTAAGTGGGATGACTCTAtaataatttaaataataaaGTTTGGTATAACTAAACTACAAACACTTTAAGGGTTTATTTCTGTTCATGATGTGCCATTTTTTATACTAATTTATTTCACCTATCAATTCACCAAAgacactataaatacaagaggTTTCTACTTCCATATCCAATAAGAAACCTACACACATACATTTGTCTTCTTCTGCTATCCCTATCTCTCTTTTTGATCTCTCGTTATCATCATCACTACTGCTCCACTCTTCTTAACCATCTTTCTATTATCATCATGGCAAAGATGTTAGAACCTCTTTCAGTTGGAAGGGTGATTGGTGATGTTCTTGATTCTTTCACTCCAACAGTCAAAATGTCTGTAACTTATAACTGCAACAAACAAGTGTGTAATGGTCATGAACTTTTTCCTTCTACTGTCACTGCTAAACCTAAAGTTGAAGTTCATGGTGGTGATATGAGATCATTTTTTACACTGGTGAATATATACATATACACTCCTTACTATATCTGCTATGGCTCTATGTTTTTTTCATGATGATAAACCTACTTTTTGTATTGCAGATTATGACAGACCCAGATGTTCCTGGCCCTAGTGATCCATATCTTAGAGAACATCTCCACTGGTATACATATTATATATATTATCTCTATAGATATCGATCTCTATATATGATCAGCTTTaaacattttcattttctttatctaTCTCTTTTAGCTAAGGCAGGCACGTGGCTCACAAGTTCATGTTTTTTCATGTCCAACAACAAACATATCAGAGTTTCACATGTAGTTTGTTCTAGTACTAGTACTATCACAAGTGTTGCACATCCATAAATTTGTGTGTATGTTTGTGTATATTGTAGTAGTACTAAATTTGTATTGCATTCTTGATCATCTAGTTGCCAGATTTCATTGTTTTAAGAATGAAACTACTATTGCAACACAGTTCATAGTAACAGAATCAGAAAACTTACCTCTGAATATATTGTTTCCATCCTTACAGGATAGTGACAGATATTCCAGGCACAACTGATGCTACATTCGGTATGTTATGTCGTCTCTTTTCATCATTTTATGAACCGTAAATTAGGACGTAGATTAGTTTTGACAACCTTGGCACCATCGACACCTATTCTCATGATCGTCAACATTTTGTTTGTCCGTGAAATTTCAGGAAGAGAAGTAGTGAGTTATGAGATGCCAAAACCAAATATAGGAATACAcaggtttgtgtttgcattattcaaacagaaaagaagacaatcagTGAGTTCGCCGTCATCCAGGGATCATTTCAATACTAGAAAATTTGCAGAAGCTAATGAACTTGGACtacctgttgctgctgttttcttcaatgcacaAAGGGAAACTGCTGCGAGACGACGTTAGATTAATTAGCATCCCTAATTAATCAACCCAAATGAAAGAAATGATCGAGGATAATAACGTGTACTACTCTACTATATGTATTTAAAGATGTTTGCTAAAAATAAATCAGAAGTGGGTGATTTCAATCATCGGAAACACATTATTCACTGAGACCCTAGCTAGCTAGCTCAAGGAATAGTTAACAAACTAGAGAATAATGTACAAAAATATCATCTTTCCTTCtccctttttttttgtatttctggTCCTGCTTTGTGTCTTAGTTGTAATAACAAGCTTTATATTTGGATTTCATATGCTACATTTTCAATCTCTCTGCTCATTTTCCAACCCAAGTTACACATTATAGTTCATTCGGATAATCTATGATAACATCATCCTCGGATTAGTACATTTACCACAAAGATCTCGCAACAATTCAAGGCATTGTGACTGAGTAAGATTACCGGCATTGTCAATGTCACTGGATACACTGAtgaagtcattgggtgatgatatcagTGATCTGAGTTTGAAACTTGTTATCACTAGagattctttaccgatcaaaagaacaaagaaacttaGAAGTCATTGGGTCATTGCGTGATTCAGTTCTAGTTAGCAATCCAACCCAGTGCAAGAGTCTAAGATCTTATTTAGCTATTTCCCAAGACATTTCTCCCCTCCGGGGAACTTCACTATAGGGTTACGGCTTGcctcaaaacaaaaaacaaaaacaaaatattataaaaataaataaaatgcaaatacatgttttggacttttttttttttttttttcgaatgaATCGATGCAAGGTGGAACTAAATTTGAGTAGATCGTGTCACCAAGGCCATTCCACTTACAAAATTAAGAATTATTACTGCAAAAAAACATGATTTATAAGGGCTGATACCCGTCCTACTAGGGGATACCATTCCATATAAGACAAAAATTTGGATCGACAGAATAATATCCCTTGGACAGGTACGAGCCCTTATAAATCATGCAAAAAAAGGTTAAATAATCAAAGTAAAAAGATTTGTAGTTTCAAATCAACTTCCTTCCAAAACTTTTCAGCCTTGAATTTCAATCCACTTTCCAATTTTACTTTTCACGTTGCTTTTAAGAATCCCTTTATAACCAAAACTTTATAACCCAACACGTAGCATGTTGAATGTAGGTACAGTGGTACTATTGGTACATATACCACACCGATGGGGAGAAGAATATACATAGAACTTTCACAATTTCACTCAATTGCTGCTAGTGTCCTATTTTTGG
This portion of the Papaver somniferum cultivar HN1 chromosome 11, ASM357369v1, whole genome shotgun sequence genome encodes:
- the LOC113322926 gene encoding CEN-like protein 2, with the protein product MAKMLEPLSVGRVIGDVLDSFTPTVKMSVTYNCNKQVCNGHELFPSTVTAKPKVEVHGGDMRSFFTLIMTDPDVPGPSDPYLREHLHWIVTDIPGTTDATFGREVVSYEMPKPNIGIHRFVFALFKQKRRQSVSSPSSRDHFNTRKFAEANELGLPVAAVFFNAQRETAARRR